In Dermacentor andersoni chromosome 4, qqDerAnde1_hic_scaffold, whole genome shotgun sequence, the following proteins share a genomic window:
- the LOC126536314 gene encoding very long chain fatty acid elongase AAEL008004-like encodes MALLEDGFRYLSSLADPRVQGWPMVDSPITVISIVAVYVSFVTTVGPHWMRDRKPYNLKPVIMAYNLANVIASAYFAVQFFRYTYFGGGYSWACQPVDYSDNPKAVALTNLVWWYMLLKIGDLLDTVFFVLTKKQSHVTVLHVAHHAMVVCTVWLVLKYACGGNNMLTAAVNSCVHVIMYGYYFLSLLGPSVQKYLWWKRYITQIQLIQFVGLVAHAISPLFVRCGFPLFFSWLCISECIFFFLMFYRFYRNSYKKLVKDC; translated from the coding sequence ATGGCCCTGTTGGAAGACGGATTCCGATACCTGTCCTCCCTCGCCGACCCCCGCGTCCAGGGTTGGCCCATGGTCGACAGCCCGATCACCGTGATCAGCATCGTGGCCGTGTACGTCTCGTTCGTGACTACGGTGGGGCCACACTGGATGCGCGACCGCAAGCCCTACAACCTCAAGCCTGTGATCATGGCGTACAACCTGGCCAACGTCATCGCAAGCGCCTACTTCGCCGTCCAGTTCTTCCGGTACACGTACTTCGGGGGTGGCTACAGCTGGGCCTGCCAACCGGTGGACTACTCTGACAACCCGAAAGCTGTGGCGCTGACCAACCTCGTCTGGTGGTACATGTTGCTCAAGATCGGTGACTTGCTGGACACCGTCTTCTTCGTGCTCACGAAAAAGCAAAGCCACGTCACTGTGCTGCACGTCGCCCACCACGCCATGGTTGTGTGCACCGTGTGGCTCGTGCTGAAATACGCCTGTGGCGGCAACAACATGCTGACGGCGGCCGTCAACAGTTGTGTGCACGTCATCATGTACGGCTACTACTTCCTCTCCCTGCTAGGCCCCTCGGTGCAGAAGTACCTCTGGTGGAAGCGCTACATCACCCAGATACAGCTCATCCAGTTCGTCGGTCTCGTAGCGCACGCCATCTCGCCTCTATTCGTGCGATGCGGTTTCCCCCTCTTCTTCAGCTGGCTATGTATCAGCGAGTGCATTTTCTTCTTCCTCATGTTCTACCGGTTCTACCGCAACAGCTACAAAAAGCTAGTCAAGGATTGTTAG